The Clostridium beijerinckii genomic sequence TAAGTTTATACAATGAACATCTTTCATTAAACCTCCTGGAACCATAATTTCATAGTTAGGCTGAATTATTATTCCTGTTTCATCTTCTATTTCTTCTATTTTGTAATCTTTGTTAATTCCAAGTATGTATGCCCCAAGTGAAGTCAATTTAAAGTATGTAACTTTAAAATATTCTATATCATAATCAGTATAATCTTGCTTTATTAATACATCAACCATTCCAATAGCAGTTAAATATTCCATTAGCACTACTTCTATAAATCTTCCTGCTTCTTCTTCCCAATAATTTTGATCTGGATAATAATAACGTTCATAATCAGAATAAGTGTATATTGTTCCAACTTCTTTTCTTAAAAAGTTCCTATCTAATTTTTTTATATATCTTAAAAGCTGTTCTATGTTAATCCATTTATTAATTGGAACTTTTTCTAAATAATTTAGAATTAAATTTCTACAATTTGCATAGTTTCCATAGTACTCAGCCTTTACTTTTAATTCCTTAATTCTTTTTAATTCATCTATATCTTTAGCAAATATGTATGCATTTAATATTTCTTTACACTTTTCTACTGTGTTCATTGTTAAAAACTCTTCTGCCATTTTTCCAAGTATTAAGTTTCCATTTTCACTTTGTAAGATCTTACTTTCAAGTAGTAACTTAGATATTCCATAAATTCTTGTAGTATTATCGATTATCCTAACTTCACTTATATCCTGATCAAAAAATATGTCTTTATGTATTAATGCTTCATTTATTTTAATCATTGCAGTTTTATTTGGCATTTGAGATGCTTGTGTAACCTTTAATTTAGTAGAATTAACAAGTTTAATTATGGAAGTAAGTTCTTTCTCAAAATCCTCTCTTATAGAAATAAGTGCACTATCGTCCTCATCACATAAGTATTTATCAACACCTAAATTTTCTGCTAAGAATTTTACCTCTATAGGTTCTACCATTTCTTTTAATATATTATAAATTTCTATAGGCATCTTTCCTTTTATAAAAAGCAGGTTAGCTCTAGACTCACTATAAAAATATTTTTGAATTCCATTTCCATAACCACTATATCCAAATAACATTTTTTCTTGATTTATTTCATATTTACTTACAATTTCCTTTATCTCCCTATATTCAAGAGTACCTCCAGCTCTTATAAACTCCGAGATAAGTTCTTTTTCTTTTGGAATTGTACATTTCCATATATTTATTATATTTTCTTTATTGCTCAAGTAATCATATAAAGCCTTTACCATATCTGCTTTTCTTCTTGAAGTCATTTTTATTCCTGCTATTTTTAAATAATCAGGAAGTTCTAAACTTCCATATGTTGTCATTGTTTCTATCATTTCTTTTAACACAACACTCACTCCATTTATTCTATTAATTCTATATAATACTTATATCCCTGTTCTGCTAAAAACAGCTGCCTCTTTAAAGCAAATTCCTGTTCTCTGCTATCTGCTGTCACAATACTGTAGAAATAAGCCCTATTATCTCCTTTTTTAGGCCTTAAAATTCTTCCAAGTCTTTGAGCTTCTTCCTGCCTTGAACCAAACGTCCCCGAAACCTGAATAGCAACACTGGCATCTGGCAGATCTATGGCAAAATTAGCTACCTTTGATACAATCAAAATAGTGATATCTCCAATTCTAAATTTATCAAATAACTGCTCTCTCTCAGAATTTTTAGTTTTTCCAGTAATTATTGGTACCTTTAATTCTTTAGCTATTATATTTAATTGTTCTATGTACTGACCTATTATAAGTATTTTATCGTCTTTATGTTCATTAATTAAGTTTTTTAAAACATCTATCTTTCTATAATTTTCAGATGCTATTCTGAACTTACTTTTACTGTCACTAACTGCATATTCCATTTTTAAATCTTCTGGAATTTTCACTCTAACTTCAGTACACTGAGCTTCTGCTATCCAGCCTTGTTTTTCAAGTACCTTCCAAGGCATATCATACTTTTTAGGTCCTATTAAACTAAATACATCTTCTTCTTTTCCATCTTCTCTTACTAAAGTTGCTGTAAGCCCCAGTCTTCTAGTTGCCTGTATTTCAGCTGCTGCTCTAAATATAGGTGCTGGAAGTGTATGTACTTCATCATATATTATCAAGCCCCAATCCTTTTCATGAAAAATATTCATATGTACAAACTCATCAACTTTACTCTTTCTATGAGTTAATATCTGATAAGTTGAAATTGTTATAGATTTTATTTCCTTTATCTCTCCACTATATTCACCTATGTTTTCCTCAAGTATATTCATTTTATCTATAAGTTCCTGTTTCCATTGCCTTACTGCTGTTATATTAGTAGTTAATATCAGAGTTTCCTCCTTTATTTTATCCATAACTGCCATAGCAGTGACAGTCTTTCCTGCTCCACATGGAAGTACTACAACTCCACTTCCGCCTTTTGCTGAACCATCCGCATAAAATATTTCAGAAGCTTCCTTTTGATAATCCCTTATTGAAAGCGTTTCCCCTAATGAAGTGAACTTTTTTAAACTCATTTCATGTCTATTTCCCTCTATATATCCACCTAAATCCTCTACTGGATATCCTAGTTTTATTAATGAAAGCTTTATTTCTCCCCTCATATTTTCATCTATTTTATACTTAAAATCATTTATTTTTTCTTTGAAATACTTTTCAATACTCTTATAATTGGTTATTTCCTTCATGATGTATAAATCTTTTGATATTAAAAATAAACTATTTTCTTCTCTTATAATCTTTATTTTCCCATATTTATTTATATTATCCTCAATATCCTTAATAACATTCTGTGGCACCTCATACTTAGAATACTTTTCTAAAATTTCTATTATATCTTGGTAGCTCATCCCACTTGTAGCTGCATTCCACAAAGATATTGGAGATATTTTATAAGTATGAATATATTCTGGACTTTTTATAACTTCTGCAAATCTTGAAAGCTTATCTCTAACTTCTATATATAATTCATTATTAACTTCCACTAATAAAGTCTTATCGCTTTGAACTATTATTGGATTATTAATATTAATATTCATTCTTTTCTCCTTATATATGATTACTAATTTTTTCGAACTTCCGATAAATGTATTTTATCATAAAAATAAGAGCTTACATTACATAAACTCTTGCTAAACATATTCTCATATGCCTAAACATCTTGAAGATTCTTTACAAAAAATTTCTGAGTTCGTTCTCTCTACTTACCAATTACCATGTATTGTTAATAATAACTATTCATTTCCTTTAGTTATATTTATTTCCTTTCCCTTAAATACAATAGATAGCTTTATAATACTTTTAACACCTTTTTGTAAAAGCTCCTGAGAATATTTTTTATCTTCTATTTGTTTTAATGCAGCTATTGTTGCTTCTTCTATTGTATCATCTAAGAAATAATCAATTTTTTTAAATTCAATAATAATTCCTGTTTTAGAGATATCTTTTGGGATTATCATAACATCATATCTGCCATAACCACTTTCTTTATTTGATTTAACTTCGTAGTTTTCTGAAAGTGACACAAGGATTCCAAGTACAAAGGCATGATAAACCCTTTCAGGTTCATTTCCTGATACATCAAAGTAGCTTAAATTATTTATTACAAACTCTTTAAATAATCCAGAGAATATATTTATTTCTCCATTTACAAGCATGTTTAACATTAATTCATACTTTTGATTAGTCATAGTTTCTTGGAACCATTTTTTTATCAAATTCCTGTAAAAAATCACAACTTCTTTATTGGGAATTTTAAGTTCACAATGTAATATTCCTTCTATATTTTCTCTCTTTACAGCTTTTAAATAACCACTCATAAGTAAAAAACTCCAGATATTTTCATTAGAATCTTCAACCTCTGACATTACTATACTATCATCAATTATCTTGTTTATTGATTTGCCTTCTATAAGTTCTTCAAGTTCAAGTTTCATATTTCTATCGCCTTTAAGCAGTAATTTTTTAATTAAATCATTGCTGCTGCTATTAATCCAATATGGCATAAATCCGTCTTTTTGCTTTTTTAAGTAATTTAAAACAGACCATGGATTATATATTATTTCCCCACCAAAAACATATCCGTTATACCATTTCTTAATATTTTCTATACTATCAATAGTGTTATAATAATTCAACAACGCTTCAATTTCAGCTTCAGTAAATCCAAATTTATCATTAAAATAATATCCTAAAATAGTATTAACATCTAAATTATTAAGTCCTGAAAAAATACTTTCCTTAAGCAGAGAGCCAAAAGCTTGTCTTTTGTGCGAATCGCTTACTCCTACGACTCTAGGAGTAGGAGTTTCATTTCCTCTGTATAGTATTCCTGTTACCATTGCTTTTTCTAAATCTATATTATCTTTTAATGAATCACTTAGCATATTTCTAATTAAACTAATCATTTCATCCAGGTATCCTCTTATATATGACTCTTGGATTGGCACATCATATTCATCTATAAACAACATAACCCTTTTATTGTAATATTTGTACAGATAATTTGTAAGATTTTTTATTGAAGCTGTTAACAATACAAAATCAGCTTCCCTATTTAT encodes the following:
- a CDS encoding helicase-associated domain-containing protein, whose amino-acid sequence is MLKEMIETMTTYGSLELPDYLKIAGIKMTSRRKADMVKALYDYLSNKENIINIWKCTIPKEKELISEFIRAGGTLEYREIKEIVSKYEINQEKMLFGYSGYGNGIQKYFYSESRANLLFIKGKMPIEIYNILKEMVEPIEVKFLAENLGVDKYLCDEDDSALISIREDFEKELTSIIKLVNSTKLKVTQASQMPNKTAMIKINEALIHKDIFFDQDISEVRIIDNTTRIYGISKLLLESKILQSENGNLILGKMAEEFLTMNTVEKCKEILNAYIFAKDIDELKRIKELKVKAEYYGNYANCRNLILNYLEKVPINKWINIEQLLRYIKKLDRNFLRKEVGTIYTYSDYERYYYPDQNYWEEEAGRFIEVVLMEYLTAIGMVDVLIKQDYTDYDIEYFKVTYFKLTSLGAYILGINKDYKIEEIEDETGIIIQPNYEIMVPGGLMKDVHCINLDKFAEKLSEDTVSIYKISFKSMVMALDNDISIEEVIEYLKDASKNKIPENVLMSLNEWNERSKKIKIRKVTIVETDDKYLLEELKSYKEIKKDIAKELPYAFEINSKNANKVKRNIEKKNHFCILE
- a CDS encoding DNA repair helicase XPB gives rise to the protein MNININNPIIVQSDKTLLVEVNNELYIEVRDKLSRFAEVIKSPEYIHTYKISPISLWNAATSGMSYQDIIEILEKYSKYEVPQNVIKDIEDNINKYGKIKIIREENSLFLISKDLYIMKEITNYKSIEKYFKEKINDFKYKIDENMRGEIKLSLIKLGYPVEDLGGYIEGNRHEMSLKKFTSLGETLSIRDYQKEASEIFYADGSAKGGSGVVVLPCGAGKTVTAMAVMDKIKEETLILTTNITAVRQWKQELIDKMNILEENIGEYSGEIKEIKSITISTYQILTHRKSKVDEFVHMNIFHEKDWGLIIYDEVHTLPAPIFRAAAEIQATRRLGLTATLVREDGKEEDVFSLIGPKKYDMPWKVLEKQGWIAEAQCTEVRVKIPEDLKMEYAVSDSKSKFRIASENYRKIDVLKNLINEHKDDKILIIGQYIEQLNIIAKELKVPIITGKTKNSEREQLFDKFRIGDITILIVSKVANFAIDLPDASVAIQVSGTFGSRQEEAQRLGRILRPKKGDNRAYFYSIVTADSREQEFALKRQLFLAEQGYKYYIELIE
- a CDS encoding AAA family ATPase, with the translated sequence MKKVIQVGTSDFKELIEGNHYFVDKSLLIKEFLENGGKIILTPRPRRFGKTLNLSMLKYFFDIRTKEATQDLFKGLKIENEKDIMKFQGEYPVIFISFKGIKYNTFEYSLSAVAMLMSDVYKEHRYLMESDIFKDDEKIDFRKIINREADFVLLTASIKNLTNYLYKYYNKRVMLFIDEYDVPIQESYIRGYLDEMISLIRNMLSDSLKDNIDLEKAMVTGILYRGNETPTPRVVGVSDSHKRQAFGSLLKESIFSGLNNLDVNTILGYYFNDKFGFTEAEIEALLNYYNTIDSIENIKKWYNGYVFGGEIIYNPWSVLNYLKKQKDGFMPYWINSSSNDLIKKLLLKGDRNMKLELEELIEGKSINKIIDDSIVMSEVEDSNENIWSFLLMSGYLKAVKRENIEGILHCELKIPNKEVVIFYRNLIKKWFQETMTNQKYELMLNMLVNGEINIFSGLFKEFVINNLSYFDVSGNEPERVYHAFVLGILVSLSENYEVKSNKESGYGRYDVMIIPKDISKTGIIIEFKKIDYFLDDTIEEATIAALKQIEDKKYSQELLQKGVKSIIKLSIVFKGKEINITKGNE